From a single Sparus aurata chromosome 13, fSpaAur1.1, whole genome shotgun sequence genomic region:
- the nup98 gene encoding nuclear pore complex protein Nup98-Nup96 isoform X1: protein MFNKSFGTPFGGGTGGFGTSSTFGAQNAGFGAAGGFGTSAFGATTNAGGLFGTTQNKPAGGLFGTSTFSQPATSSTSTGFGFGAASGTSTSLFGSNATGTTGGLFSQQNNAFGANKPTSFGSFGTSTSSGGLFGATNTASNPFGGATSLFGGSGFSAAQQPGTTVKFNPPTGSDTMVKAGVTTSINTKHQCITAMKEYENKSLEELRLEDYQAGRKGPTNPMAAATGSLFGSAPATSSTATGLFGAAAPNSSFSFGQTKSTFGAAPAAAGGFGTATGGLFGQAAQPQAASLFKPFGQATTTQSTGFSFGNTNTMGQANTSSMGLFGNTAAPQASGLFGAAQTSTATGFGTGTGLFGQTNTGFGNVGTQQSLFNKTAGFGTTTTSAPSFGTGTGLFGNKPTLTLGTGTNTSTFGFGANPAAGSLFGNKPATGGLGTGLGTSFGTAVGTGQATLFGNNQNKLGSTLGAIGTFGATGFNSGAGTLGFGAPQQPVALTDPSAAAAQQAVLQQQLSILAYSPYGDSPLFRNQLSDPKKKEERLKPTNPTAQKALTTPTHYKLTPRPATRVRPKALSSSGASKSQLFDGLDDDEPSLTNGAFVPRKSIKKLVLKNLNSSQYNSPINKETDDLASPSEYPQNGHSHMMEEEELREEPGPGRADDDPEVTQFYVNPIAKPIPQGRVQTSLQDTISDLNMHKQARNGLELSSEDVSASLGEESLQEDREEEQQETQQAPHPAGIVLNRVGYYTIPSMEDLADMVDENGDCVVENFSIGRKGYGSIFFPGEVNVTGLNLDEIVHFRRKEVIVYPDDKNKPVEGEGLNRRAEVTLDGVWPNDKTTCTQIRSPERLTEMNYEGRLEKASRKQGARFLEYRPETGSWVFEVAHFSKYGLQDSDEDEDVPLKTDPKKLKTMSLPPSRLQQQLPPSQQQVAPQAQSTVVVDLPGGMAELDSDMADITQSFPTESMLGGEEDGDLLAGEMDTSGGKLGGLLSAEHDGISASSHIASSLGINPHTLQIMKASLFAEDEEESEMFQDHGAMKVAPDVSSPRIILPGTQSRSSVGGLLQARFTSGLLSQLSDSPRPPPSRGSPAAVETPRQLHWAGPGPSSFVLPPRAPEPSIRTVGVRRLGGPVPLKESVTQGKGSLLMDAGLFVGRSFRVGWGPGWTLAHCGQRLTAPMGKQLEQQELMAKTDFSFPPKPARSKPLMDSSYKVTLEQLVGLEAPAVKTSEEEEEDESQEVLQRPLEICLKHSTVDTTEASACPLVRPQTGVAALHEYAEWITELNDKQGEADCLLGYWSEVWTLCEALWGRLGPADQEDDVETPSEYEQQLERRQTFSAWLSRGATSRVEEEVALAGKGSHTEAIFSYLTGNCISEACRLAQKEGDHRLSLLLSQAVGSQYCRDLLALQLADWNRMQTDCYLPEERLRIFSLLAGKPVWQSSDSVVNVCSELDWKRSVAVHLWFMLPPTASVADALAKYEAAFQGSCEGGKYACPPLPPYMEAEQLDMEEEEEEESKRPLHDLCFHLLKLYSDRHYSLPQLLDPLTVTWERLDYRLSWHLWGVLQALNYSHLSASRQGLIHTSYAAQLESAGLWHMAIFILLHIPEHSQRERAVREMLTLHCPLQETDESVRRERFLTERLLIPEQWIHEAKATRARRDGDRHQEALHLYRAGYWSQCHRLLITHLASDCIINDNHDYLLEFLEGLAIPEHSATIQDWDTAGRVYLDYIRVIKTLQDIQQMDNAGYELERLHTDVMSLCSRIELLPCSTARDRLAQSEMAKRVANILRVVLSLQQGDAASDSLSIPLTQLAPHITRLPMPEDYTLEELRGLTQSYLLQLIVSQ from the exons ATGTTCAACAAGTCATTTGGTACTCCCTTCGGTGGAGGAACAGGGGGGTTTGGCACCTCATCGACCTTTGGAGCACAAA ATGCAGGTTTTGGGGCGGCAGGAGGCTTTGGGACGTCTGCGTTCGGGGCCACCACCAACGCTGGAGGACTGTTTGGCACCACACAGAATAAGCCTG CGGGCGGTCTGTTTGGAACCAGTACATTCAGTCAACCAGCAACTTCCTCCACCAGCACCGGTTTTGGTTTTGGTGCAGCGAGCGGCACTTCAACAAGCCTGTTTGGCAGCAATGCGACGGGCACCACTGGGGGACTCTTTTCCCAACAGAACAATGCTTTTGGAGCCAACAAACCCACCTCTTTCGGAA GCTTTGGGACGAGCACCAGCAGCGGCGGGCTGTTTGGGGCGACCAACACCGCCTCCAACCCTTTCGGTGGAGCAACCTCCCTGTTTGGAGGCTCTGGGTTCTCCGCTGCACAGCAGCCAGGAACGACCGTAAAATTCAAC CCTcccacaggaagtgacacaaTGGTGAAAGCAGGCGTGACCACAAGCATCAACACCAAGCACCAGTGCATCACAGCCATGAAGGAGTACGAGAATAAATCTCTGGAG gagtTGAGGCTGGAGGACTACCAGGCAGGCAGGAAAGGCCCGACCAACCCAATGGCTGCAGCAACAGGCAGTTTGTTCGGGTCAGCTCCAGCCACATCCAGCACCGCTACCGGCCTGTTCGGTGCCGCTGCCCCCAACAGCAGCTTCTCCTTCGGACAGACCAAGAGCACCTTTGGAGCAGCAC CTGCAGCCGCTGGCGGGTTCGGTACAGCCACGGGCGGTCTGTTTGGTCAGGCTGCGCAGCCACAAGCCGCCAGCCTCTTCAAGCCCTTCGGTCAGGCCACCACCACACAGAGCACCGGCTTCTCCTTTGGCAACACCAACACGATGGGACAGGCTAACACTAGCAGCATG GGTCTGTTTGGTAACACGGCAGCGCCTCAGGCGAGTGGGTTGTTCGGCGCCGCTCAGACGAGCACCGCCACTGGCTTTGGGACGGGTACCGGGCTGTTCGGACAAACCAACACTGGATTTGGAAATGTCGGCACTCAG CAGAGTTTATTTAATAAGACAGCTGGGTTcggcaccaccaccaccagcgcTCCATCCTTTGGCACCGGCACCGGGCTGTTTGGCAACAAGCCCACCCTCACTCTTGGGACTGGAACCAACACATCCACCTTTG GTTTTGGTGCAAACCCTGCTGCAGGGAGTCTGTTCGGGAACAAGCCAGCCACTGGAGGACTGGGGACTGGACTGGGAACCAGCTTTGGAACAG CAGTGGGCACAGGGCAGGCGACTCTGTTTGGGAACAACCAGAACAAACTGGGATCCACACTGGGAGCAATTGGAACGTTTGGAGCAACCGGATTCAACAGTGGAGCCGGCACGCTGGGCTTCGGAGCTCCACAGCAGCCCGTTG CTCTCACAGATCCAAGTGCAGCTGCTGCCCAACAGGCCGtgcttcagcagcagctcagtaTTCTGGCGTACTCGCCGTATGGAGATTCGCCACTGTTCAGAAACCAGCTATCAGACCccaagaagaaagaggag CGTTTGAAACCAACAAATCCCACGGCCCAGAAGGCTCTGACCACACCCACTCACTACAAGCTGACCCCTAGACCTGCGACCAGAGTCCGGCCCAAAGCGCTGTCGTCGTCAGGTGCCTCCAAGTCGCAGCTGTTTGACGGCCTTGATGATGACGAACCGTCTCTGACAAACGGAGCCTTCGTACCCAG GAAGAGCATCAAGAAACTGGTGCTGAAGAACCTGAACAGCAGTCAGTACAACAGTCCAATCAACAAAGAGACAGACGACCTCGCCTCCCCATCAGAGTACCCACAGAATGGACACag TCatatgatggaggaggaggagctgagggaggagCCGGGTCCCGGCCGTGCAGATGACGACCCGGAGGTCACCCAGTTCTACGTCAACCCTATCGCCAAGCCCATCCCACAGGGCCGAGTCCAGACCAGCCTGCAGGACACCATCAGTGACCTCAACATGCACAAACAGGCCAGGAATGGACTCGAG CTGAGCAGTGAAGATGTGTCGGCGTCCCTGGGGGAGGAGtccctgcaggaggacagagaagaggagcagcaggagaccCAACAGGCTCCTCACCCAGCAG gcATCGTTCTGAACCGTGTTGGTTATTACACCATCCCCTCGATGGAGGATCTTGCTGACATGGTGGATGAAAATGGAGACTGTGTGGTGGAAAACTTCTCTATTGGCAGGAAAG GCTACGGCTCCATCTTCTTCCCTGGCGAGGTGAACGTGACAGGACTGAACCTCGACGAGATCGTCCACTTCAGACGCAAGGAGGTCATTGTGTACCCAGACGACAAAAACAAGCcagtggagggggaggggcttAATAG GCGGGCCGAGGTGACGCTGGACGGCGTGTGGCCGAACGACAAAACAACCTGCACTCAGATCAGGAGCCCCGAGCGTCTGACTGAGATGAACTACGAGGGTCGGCTGGAGAAAGCCTCACGCAAACAGGGAGCTCGATTCCTGGAGTACAGACCTGAGACCGGATCCTGGGTGTTTGAG gtggcCCACTTCTCCAAATATGGCCTCCAGGACTCTGACGAAGACGAGGACGTCCCGCTAAAAACCGACCCAAAGAAGCTGAAGACGATGTCACTTCCTCCCTccaggctgcagcagcaactgCCCCCCTCCCAGCAGCAGGTGGCGCCACAGGCTCAG tccaCCGTTGTCGTGGATCTTCCGGGTGGTATGGCGGAGCTGGACAGCGACATGGCCGACATCACCCAGAGCTTCCCGACAGAGAGCAtgctgggaggagaggaggacggtGACCTGCTGGCGGGGGAGATGGACACGTCAGGCGGGAAGCTCGGAGGTTTGCTCTCTGCGGAGCACGACGGCATCTCTGCGTCCAGCCACATCGCGTCCTCGCTGGGGATCAACCCGCACACCCTCCAG ATCATGAAGGCGTCTTTGTTTgcggaggatgaggaggagagcgagATGTTTCAGGATCATGGAGCAATGAAGGTCGCCCCGGATGTCTCGTCCCCCCGCATCATTCTGCCAGGAACCCAGAGCCGATCGTCCG tGGGAGGTCTCCTTCAGGCTCGTTTTACCTCTGGACTCCTTTCTCAGCTGTCAGATTCTCCTCGCCCTCCTCCGTCTCGGGGGTCTCCAGCAGCTGTTGAAACCCCTCGTCAGTTACACTGGGCTGGGCCGGGCCCATCATCCTTTGTGTTGCCCCCTCGAGCTCCAGAGCCTTCGATCAGGACGGTTGGCGTCCGGCGACTGGGTGGCCCTGTCCCCCTCAAAGAGTCGGTGACTCAGGGGAAG ggGAGTTTGTTGATGGACGCTGGACTGTTTGTGGGTCGTTCCTTTCGGGTCGGGTGGGGTCCCGGCTGGACACTGGCCCACTGTGGCCAGCGGCTGACCGCGCCGATGGGCAAACAGCTCGAGCAACAAGAGCTGATGGCCAAAACTGACTTCAGCTTCCCACCAAAACCTGCCAGGAGCAAACC ACTGATGGATAGCTCCTATAAGGTGACGTTGGAGCAGCTGGTGGGCCTGGAGGCTCCAGCAGTGAAGAccagtgaggaagaggaggaggacgagagcCAGGAGGTGCTGCAGCGCCCCCTGGAGATCTGCCTGAAGCACAGCACTGTCGACACAACAGAAGCCTCCGCCTGCCCTCTGGTTCGACCACAGACCGGCGTGGCGGCGCTGCACGAATACGCTGAGTGGATCACCGAACTGAACGACAAGCAGGGCGAGGCAGACT GCTTACTGGGTTACTGGTCTGAGGTCTGGACCTTGTGTGAGGCCTTATGGGGCCGGTTGGGCCCAGCAGACCAGGAGGACGATGTCGAGACGCCCAGCGAGtatgagcagcagctggagaggaGGCAGACCTTCTCGGCCTGGCTGTCCCGCGGAGCCACCtccagggtggaggaggaggtggcgcTGGCGGGGAAGGGCAGCCACACAGAGGCCATCTTCAGCTACCTGACTGGCAACTGTATCAGTGAGGCATGTCGACTGGCACAGAAGGAAG GAGACCACCgtctgtccctgctgctgtctcaGGCCGTCGGCTCTCAGTACTGCCGAGATCTGCTCGCGCTTCAGCTCGCCGACTGGAACCGCATGCAGACCGACTGCTACCTGCCCGAGGAGCGACTGCGCATCTTCTCGCTGCTCGCCGGGAAACCT GTGTGGCAGTCGTCAGACTCTGTGGTGAACGTCTGCTCCGAGTTGGACTGGAAACGCTCCGTGGCCGTCCATCTCTGGTTCATGTTGCCTCCGACTGCCTCGGTGGCCGACGCTCTCGCCAAATATGAAGCTGCCTTCCAA GGCTCATGTGAGGGGGGAAAGTATGCCTGCCCCCCCCTGCCTCCGTACATGGAGGCGGAGCAGCTCgacatggaggaagaggaggaggaggagtctaAACGGCCACTGCATGACCTCTGCTTTCACCTGCTCAAACTCTACAGTGACAG ACATTACAGCCTGCCGCAGCTGTTGGACCCGCTGACCGTCACCTGGGAGCGGCTGGATTACCGTCTGAGCTGGCACCTGTGGGGCGTCCTGCAGGCGTTGAACTACAGCCACCTGAGCGCCTCGCGGCAGGGACTCATCCACACCAGCTACGCTGCACAGCTCGAGAGCGCCGGGCTGTGGCACATGGCCATCTTCATCCTGCTGCACATCCCTGAACACTC TCAGCGGGAGAGAGCGGTGAGGGAGATGCTGACCCTCCACTGCCCCCTGCAGGAGACAGACGAGTCGGTCCGGAGGGAGCGCTTCCTGACCGAGAGGCTGCTGATCCCGGAGCAGTGGATCCACGAGGCCAAGGCTACCCGAGCCCGCCGCGATGGCGACAGACACCAGGAAGCGCTGCACCTCTACCGGGCCGGATACTGGAGCCAGTGTCACCGGCTGCTGATCACACACCTGGCCTCAG ACTGCATCATCAACGACAACCATGACTACCTGCTGGAGTTCCTGGAGGGGCTGGCGATCCCCGAACACAGCGCCACCATCCAGGACTGGGACACTGCAGGGAGGGTTTACCTGGACTACATCCGAGTCATCAAGACTCTGCAGGACATCCAACAG ATGGACAACGCCGGTTATGAGCTGGAGCGTCTTCACACCGACGTGAtgtctctctgcagcagaaTCGAGCTGCTGCCCTGCAGCACCGCCAGAGACCGCCTCGCCCAATCAG
- the nup98 gene encoding nuclear pore complex protein Nup98-Nup96 isoform X3, protein MFNKSFGTPFGGGTGGFGTSSTFGAQNAGFGAAGGFGTSAFGATTNAGGLFGTTQNKPAGGLFGTSTFSQPATSSTSTGFGFGAASGTSTSLFGSNATGTTGGLFSQQNNAFGANKPTSFGSFGTSTSSGGLFGATNTASNPFGGATSLFGGSGFSAAQQPGTTVKFNPPTGSDTMVKAGVTTSINTKHQCITAMKEYENKSLEELRLEDYQAGRKGPTNPMAAATGSLFGSAPATSSTATGLFGAAAPNSSFSFGQTKSTFGAAPAAAGGFGTATGGLFGQAAQPQAASLFKPFGQATTTQSTGFSFGNTNTMGQANTSSMGLFGNTAAPQASGLFGAAQTSTATGFGTGTGLFGQTNTGFGNVGTQQSLFNKTAGFGTTTTSAPSFGTGTGLFGNKPTLTLGTGTNTSTFGFGANPAAGSLFGNKPATGGLGTGLGTSFGTAVGTGQATLFGNNQNKLGSTLGAIGTFGATGFNSGAGTLGFGAPQQPVALTDPSAAAAQQAVLQQQLSILAYSPYGDSPLFRNQLSDPKKKEERLKPTNPTAQKALTTPTHYKLTPRPATRVRPKALSSSGASKSQLFDGLDDDEPSLTNGAFVPRKSIKKLVLKNLNSSQYNSPINKETDDLASPSEYPQNGHSHMMEEEELREEPGPGRADDDPEVTQFYVNPIAKPIPQGRVQTSLQDTISDLNMHKQARNGLELSSEDVSASLGEESLQEDREEEQQETQQAPHPAGIVLNRVGYYTIPSMEDLADMVDENGDCVVENFSIGRKGYGSIFFPGEVNVTGLNLDEIVHFRRKEVIVYPDDKNKPVEGEGLNRRAEVTLDGVWPNDKTTCTQIRSPERLTEMNYEGRLEKASRKQGARFLEYRPETGSWVFEVAHFSKYGLQDSDEDEDVPLKTDPKKLKTMSLPPSRLQQQLPPSQQQVAPQAQSTVVVDLPGGMAELDSDMADITQSFPTESMLGGEEDGDLLAGEMDTSGGKLGGLLSAEHDGISASSHIASSLGINPHTLQIMKASLFAEDEEESEMFQDHGAMKVAPDVSSPRIILPGTQSRSSVGGLLQARFTSGLLSQLSDSPRPPPSRGSPAAVETPRQLHWAGPGPSSFVLPPRAPEPSIRTVGVRRLGGPVPLKESVTQGKGSLLMDAGLFVGRSFRVGWGPGWTLAHCGQRLTAPMGKQLEQQELMAKTDFSFPPKPARSKPLMDSSYKVTLEQLVGLEAPAVKTSEEEEEDESQEVLQRPLEICLKHSTVDTTEASACPLVRPQTGVAALHEYAEWITELNDKQGEADCLLGYWSEVWTLCEALWGRLGPADQEDDVETPSEYEQQLERRQTFSAWLSRGATSRVEEEVALAGKGSHTEAIFSYLTGNCISEACRLAQKEGDHRLSLLLSQAVGSQYCRDLLALQLADWNRMQTDCYLPEERLRIFSLLAGKPVWQSSDSVVNVCSELDWKRSVAVHLWFMLPPTASVADALAKYEAAFQGSCEGGKYACPPLPPYMEAEQLDMEEEEEEESKRPLHDLCFHLLKLYSDRHYSLPQLLDPLTVTWERLDYRLSWHLWGVLQALNYSHLSASRQGLIHTSYAAQLESAGLWHMAIFILLHIPEHSQRERAVREMLTLHCPLQETDESVRRERFLTERLLIPEQWIHEAKATRARRDGDRHQEALHLYRAGYWSQCHRLLITHLASDCIINDNHDYLLEFLEGLAIPEHSATIQDWDTAGRVYLDYIRVIKTLQDIQQMDNAGYELERLHTDVMSLCSRIELLPCSTARDRLAQSVFFVPGWTAAL, encoded by the exons ATGTTCAACAAGTCATTTGGTACTCCCTTCGGTGGAGGAACAGGGGGGTTTGGCACCTCATCGACCTTTGGAGCACAAA ATGCAGGTTTTGGGGCGGCAGGAGGCTTTGGGACGTCTGCGTTCGGGGCCACCACCAACGCTGGAGGACTGTTTGGCACCACACAGAATAAGCCTG CGGGCGGTCTGTTTGGAACCAGTACATTCAGTCAACCAGCAACTTCCTCCACCAGCACCGGTTTTGGTTTTGGTGCAGCGAGCGGCACTTCAACAAGCCTGTTTGGCAGCAATGCGACGGGCACCACTGGGGGACTCTTTTCCCAACAGAACAATGCTTTTGGAGCCAACAAACCCACCTCTTTCGGAA GCTTTGGGACGAGCACCAGCAGCGGCGGGCTGTTTGGGGCGACCAACACCGCCTCCAACCCTTTCGGTGGAGCAACCTCCCTGTTTGGAGGCTCTGGGTTCTCCGCTGCACAGCAGCCAGGAACGACCGTAAAATTCAAC CCTcccacaggaagtgacacaaTGGTGAAAGCAGGCGTGACCACAAGCATCAACACCAAGCACCAGTGCATCACAGCCATGAAGGAGTACGAGAATAAATCTCTGGAG gagtTGAGGCTGGAGGACTACCAGGCAGGCAGGAAAGGCCCGACCAACCCAATGGCTGCAGCAACAGGCAGTTTGTTCGGGTCAGCTCCAGCCACATCCAGCACCGCTACCGGCCTGTTCGGTGCCGCTGCCCCCAACAGCAGCTTCTCCTTCGGACAGACCAAGAGCACCTTTGGAGCAGCAC CTGCAGCCGCTGGCGGGTTCGGTACAGCCACGGGCGGTCTGTTTGGTCAGGCTGCGCAGCCACAAGCCGCCAGCCTCTTCAAGCCCTTCGGTCAGGCCACCACCACACAGAGCACCGGCTTCTCCTTTGGCAACACCAACACGATGGGACAGGCTAACACTAGCAGCATG GGTCTGTTTGGTAACACGGCAGCGCCTCAGGCGAGTGGGTTGTTCGGCGCCGCTCAGACGAGCACCGCCACTGGCTTTGGGACGGGTACCGGGCTGTTCGGACAAACCAACACTGGATTTGGAAATGTCGGCACTCAG CAGAGTTTATTTAATAAGACAGCTGGGTTcggcaccaccaccaccagcgcTCCATCCTTTGGCACCGGCACCGGGCTGTTTGGCAACAAGCCCACCCTCACTCTTGGGACTGGAACCAACACATCCACCTTTG GTTTTGGTGCAAACCCTGCTGCAGGGAGTCTGTTCGGGAACAAGCCAGCCACTGGAGGACTGGGGACTGGACTGGGAACCAGCTTTGGAACAG CAGTGGGCACAGGGCAGGCGACTCTGTTTGGGAACAACCAGAACAAACTGGGATCCACACTGGGAGCAATTGGAACGTTTGGAGCAACCGGATTCAACAGTGGAGCCGGCACGCTGGGCTTCGGAGCTCCACAGCAGCCCGTTG CTCTCACAGATCCAAGTGCAGCTGCTGCCCAACAGGCCGtgcttcagcagcagctcagtaTTCTGGCGTACTCGCCGTATGGAGATTCGCCACTGTTCAGAAACCAGCTATCAGACCccaagaagaaagaggag CGTTTGAAACCAACAAATCCCACGGCCCAGAAGGCTCTGACCACACCCACTCACTACAAGCTGACCCCTAGACCTGCGACCAGAGTCCGGCCCAAAGCGCTGTCGTCGTCAGGTGCCTCCAAGTCGCAGCTGTTTGACGGCCTTGATGATGACGAACCGTCTCTGACAAACGGAGCCTTCGTACCCAG GAAGAGCATCAAGAAACTGGTGCTGAAGAACCTGAACAGCAGTCAGTACAACAGTCCAATCAACAAAGAGACAGACGACCTCGCCTCCCCATCAGAGTACCCACAGAATGGACACag TCatatgatggaggaggaggagctgagggaggagCCGGGTCCCGGCCGTGCAGATGACGACCCGGAGGTCACCCAGTTCTACGTCAACCCTATCGCCAAGCCCATCCCACAGGGCCGAGTCCAGACCAGCCTGCAGGACACCATCAGTGACCTCAACATGCACAAACAGGCCAGGAATGGACTCGAG CTGAGCAGTGAAGATGTGTCGGCGTCCCTGGGGGAGGAGtccctgcaggaggacagagaagaggagcagcaggagaccCAACAGGCTCCTCACCCAGCAG gcATCGTTCTGAACCGTGTTGGTTATTACACCATCCCCTCGATGGAGGATCTTGCTGACATGGTGGATGAAAATGGAGACTGTGTGGTGGAAAACTTCTCTATTGGCAGGAAAG GCTACGGCTCCATCTTCTTCCCTGGCGAGGTGAACGTGACAGGACTGAACCTCGACGAGATCGTCCACTTCAGACGCAAGGAGGTCATTGTGTACCCAGACGACAAAAACAAGCcagtggagggggaggggcttAATAG GCGGGCCGAGGTGACGCTGGACGGCGTGTGGCCGAACGACAAAACAACCTGCACTCAGATCAGGAGCCCCGAGCGTCTGACTGAGATGAACTACGAGGGTCGGCTGGAGAAAGCCTCACGCAAACAGGGAGCTCGATTCCTGGAGTACAGACCTGAGACCGGATCCTGGGTGTTTGAG gtggcCCACTTCTCCAAATATGGCCTCCAGGACTCTGACGAAGACGAGGACGTCCCGCTAAAAACCGACCCAAAGAAGCTGAAGACGATGTCACTTCCTCCCTccaggctgcagcagcaactgCCCCCCTCCCAGCAGCAGGTGGCGCCACAGGCTCAG tccaCCGTTGTCGTGGATCTTCCGGGTGGTATGGCGGAGCTGGACAGCGACATGGCCGACATCACCCAGAGCTTCCCGACAGAGAGCAtgctgggaggagaggaggacggtGACCTGCTGGCGGGGGAGATGGACACGTCAGGCGGGAAGCTCGGAGGTTTGCTCTCTGCGGAGCACGACGGCATCTCTGCGTCCAGCCACATCGCGTCCTCGCTGGGGATCAACCCGCACACCCTCCAG ATCATGAAGGCGTCTTTGTTTgcggaggatgaggaggagagcgagATGTTTCAGGATCATGGAGCAATGAAGGTCGCCCCGGATGTCTCGTCCCCCCGCATCATTCTGCCAGGAACCCAGAGCCGATCGTCCG tGGGAGGTCTCCTTCAGGCTCGTTTTACCTCTGGACTCCTTTCTCAGCTGTCAGATTCTCCTCGCCCTCCTCCGTCTCGGGGGTCTCCAGCAGCTGTTGAAACCCCTCGTCAGTTACACTGGGCTGGGCCGGGCCCATCATCCTTTGTGTTGCCCCCTCGAGCTCCAGAGCCTTCGATCAGGACGGTTGGCGTCCGGCGACTGGGTGGCCCTGTCCCCCTCAAAGAGTCGGTGACTCAGGGGAAG ggGAGTTTGTTGATGGACGCTGGACTGTTTGTGGGTCGTTCCTTTCGGGTCGGGTGGGGTCCCGGCTGGACACTGGCCCACTGTGGCCAGCGGCTGACCGCGCCGATGGGCAAACAGCTCGAGCAACAAGAGCTGATGGCCAAAACTGACTTCAGCTTCCCACCAAAACCTGCCAGGAGCAAACC ACTGATGGATAGCTCCTATAAGGTGACGTTGGAGCAGCTGGTGGGCCTGGAGGCTCCAGCAGTGAAGAccagtgaggaagaggaggaggacgagagcCAGGAGGTGCTGCAGCGCCCCCTGGAGATCTGCCTGAAGCACAGCACTGTCGACACAACAGAAGCCTCCGCCTGCCCTCTGGTTCGACCACAGACCGGCGTGGCGGCGCTGCACGAATACGCTGAGTGGATCACCGAACTGAACGACAAGCAGGGCGAGGCAGACT GCTTACTGGGTTACTGGTCTGAGGTCTGGACCTTGTGTGAGGCCTTATGGGGCCGGTTGGGCCCAGCAGACCAGGAGGACGATGTCGAGACGCCCAGCGAGtatgagcagcagctggagaggaGGCAGACCTTCTCGGCCTGGCTGTCCCGCGGAGCCACCtccagggtggaggaggaggtggcgcTGGCGGGGAAGGGCAGCCACACAGAGGCCATCTTCAGCTACCTGACTGGCAACTGTATCAGTGAGGCATGTCGACTGGCACAGAAGGAAG GAGACCACCgtctgtccctgctgctgtctcaGGCCGTCGGCTCTCAGTACTGCCGAGATCTGCTCGCGCTTCAGCTCGCCGACTGGAACCGCATGCAGACCGACTGCTACCTGCCCGAGGAGCGACTGCGCATCTTCTCGCTGCTCGCCGGGAAACCT GTGTGGCAGTCGTCAGACTCTGTGGTGAACGTCTGCTCCGAGTTGGACTGGAAACGCTCCGTGGCCGTCCATCTCTGGTTCATGTTGCCTCCGACTGCCTCGGTGGCCGACGCTCTCGCCAAATATGAAGCTGCCTTCCAA GGCTCATGTGAGGGGGGAAAGTATGCCTGCCCCCCCCTGCCTCCGTACATGGAGGCGGAGCAGCTCgacatggaggaagaggaggaggaggagtctaAACGGCCACTGCATGACCTCTGCTTTCACCTGCTCAAACTCTACAGTGACAG ACATTACAGCCTGCCGCAGCTGTTGGACCCGCTGACCGTCACCTGGGAGCGGCTGGATTACCGTCTGAGCTGGCACCTGTGGGGCGTCCTGCAGGCGTTGAACTACAGCCACCTGAGCGCCTCGCGGCAGGGACTCATCCACACCAGCTACGCTGCACAGCTCGAGAGCGCCGGGCTGTGGCACATGGCCATCTTCATCCTGCTGCACATCCCTGAACACTC TCAGCGGGAGAGAGCGGTGAGGGAGATGCTGACCCTCCACTGCCCCCTGCAGGAGACAGACGAGTCGGTCCGGAGGGAGCGCTTCCTGACCGAGAGGCTGCTGATCCCGGAGCAGTGGATCCACGAGGCCAAGGCTACCCGAGCCCGCCGCGATGGCGACAGACACCAGGAAGCGCTGCACCTCTACCGGGCCGGATACTGGAGCCAGTGTCACCGGCTGCTGATCACACACCTGGCCTCAG ACTGCATCATCAACGACAACCATGACTACCTGCTGGAGTTCCTGGAGGGGCTGGCGATCCCCGAACACAGCGCCACCATCCAGGACTGGGACACTGCAGGGAGGGTTTACCTGGACTACATCCGAGTCATCAAGACTCTGCAGGACATCCAACAG ATGGACAACGCCGGTTATGAGCTGGAGCGTCTTCACACCGACGTGAtgtctctctgcagcagaaTCGAGCTGCTGCCCTGCAGCACCGCCAGAGACCGCCTCGCCCAATCAG